In the genome of Xiphias gladius isolate SHS-SW01 ecotype Sanya breed wild chromosome 1, ASM1685928v1, whole genome shotgun sequence, the window AATACTGCCCCCTGGCAGTGCTTTGCATGCACAAATGAAGACTCAAACAGCCAATATATAGTGTAGGTATATTATTtgtaaagcaaacaaaataatCCAATAAAATCCGTACATTCgaacataaatatttttcttttcctataCACACTTAACAATTAAATATATATGGCAGTTTTTATGTGATTTAATATAATTGTCAATTAAAAATCCATTCAAATTCCAATATTTATGcatcacaaaaatgaaaatattacagtCTCACATAGTAAATATATTTCATATCCAAGCCACAGGCGACTGAATAAAGGTCACATGTTCACGTAAAAACCACCTTCACAAATGCAACATTCAGTTGTGCAAAAGGAGATGAACGTCACAGtgaagcagctgctgcagatAGAGGTGATAATGGTGGTCAAATTTAGAATTTGTGAAAAAGCTCCATGACAGCGATGGTTGTACTCTGTCCAAAGATGAAGGCTCCAACTACAATGGTTATGACCCCCCAGACTGTTAAAATCAACctgcaatgaagaaaaaaaaaataaaataaatcagggCATCAGggacattaaaaaagaaagatcagTACAGAGGACTTGCAACCGCAATAACATAAATAACATCATCATTACTCATTCATAGATCATTCATCGTTCTTTCCTTAATCCAAAAATACTCTTGTTTCAGGACAATGGATCAAATCTACTCTGGAAATTAATGCCCAGGGTTGCCTTGAGCTTTTTCCTGATGGACAAGTCATTTGATCTCTGCAAAATATGTTACCCTTTCCAATTAGCTTTTCTCTGTTAGCTTgttggtttaattaaaaaaaaaaaaaaaaattattaacatAATAACACTATTTTATTGGTTCTTAACAGTTTCCTAATAATCTCCTAGGAATGTTCCTCGACAGAAAATATTTCCTTGAAAGGAAATCTTCATTTAAACCAAAGTTAATAGTCATTAATAGTCATTATATGAAACTCAGCTGCTGTGAACTGACTTAACTGACTGTCTAGGTTACACTGGCAGTTAATTTGATATTAACTAGTTAGAAGTGCGCCAGTTGTACAATGTCTCTATTTTCCTCATAATTATTAACAATTTACATTGttcttttcagaaaatgtcTTGGAAATGTTtaggaaataaaacagaaatgacagaccTGTAAAATTAATCgttgccaaaaaaaacccacaatccTAATTTCCTGCACACATGATCCTGTAGAGCACACACTTACCTGATTCTTGGAGTCACACTTTCTGTTTGCATTGTGAACACTAAGCAAAGACCTGCAATgagcgaacacacacacaacaaatttCAAACCAGTCAGATCatcaatcaaactttatttgtttagCACCTTACATACAGGTTAGTCCAATTTAGTACTGAAACgattcattgattcattgattaatcgaataaaaaataaaaaaaataaaaataaaaattcctcCACTtcttaatgttaatattttctgttttttcttagtcttctgtGACAAGAAACTAAACTTTGGACTgtcagttggacaaaacaagtaatttgagCCTGtgatagaattttttttctatttgctgACAGGCTGTAAAGCAAAGGATTCATCAATCCATTAAGGAAATAATTGGTAGATtaattgatactgaaaataCTAATTTATTGCAATCCTAATGCAATTCAAATGCCCTACTGATGAATGACAAGCTCATAGTAAGACAGTACCAATATAAACcatgtataaatacatatcCATGTCAATACAAATGTAATTATGTCattacaaacacagatacacacacatattaaaaaGTTAAGGTTGTTTTCATACCAGGAAAGATAAAGATGAAGAAGGCACTGATTCCTCCGATGACACTGATGACCTCTCCCATGTCGGGGACAAACATGGCAATGAGAAGAGTAATGGTGATCCAGATCACAGTGAGAACGACTCTGCAGCGACTCTCAAACGAGTGAGTGACGATTCCCCGGCGACGCCTTTGAACTCGTAACATCAGGTTTAGGATGACTGATCTGAGAGAAAACACGTTAAAAGACCAACATAAACTCACCGATTATATGCATAACACAACAGCTCTGGTGTCACTTACCTCCCCAGGAGAAGAATGATAGGATAGATGGTGATAATTGAAATTCCAAAAAGTAGTCTGGAAATTATCATGACCACATCATTTCCCGGATAAGACATCAGAATATCTGAGGCGACAGCTCGTCCAAACGTCATGAAGCCGTACACACCTGGAGACGGAGAGAGTGGCTATGAAAAGCAGCTCTCGGGTGAACCCATACTGAACTGAAGTTTACGTTTTTCAGAGGCCAACTCACCGGTTAGCGTGTAGATGAGCAAACAGAAGAACATGGAGACCACAGAGATGACCACCCAGTGGGAGAGCTTCTGGTTCTCCATGCTGCTATAGATAGCTATACAGGCTTCATggcactgcaaacacacacggacacactgatgagagtgttttgttttgggggggaCTTTCTACTTTTCATACCTAGCCAGAGTCAGACAAACTCATTGATGCCTTTCTTGTGAGTATGTTGAGCAGTGAGCTTAGACTACCAGGTCAAACCTCAACCAGTCATAATCTGACAGGAACACTGGGAAGCGAGCAGGGAGCAGTCAGACAAAAGCACTacataaaagttaaaaactaTTTCCATGTGCTCCACATGCTTGTTTAGAAGTCTGATATtgcatttttcttatttgagCAATATTAACTCCATATTAAAATCACTTCAACATCAGCCATGTTGTGTATTTAACGTCTTATATGATCCCACCTGGAAGCCAAAGCAGATGGTTGGCACGACACTGAACATCGACGCCCAGGAACTtatactgaaaaacacagaacacacacagacggttACTGATGCACATAAAATGAGGCGTATGCATGCATCCTTCAAAAACCAGCGTGACTGACCCTTGGCTGTGCTCTGGAGTTATTACGACTGCATGGCTCTCCATCAGGTAATATTTGACAATCACTGCCACGCAAAGATATGTAGCAGCCAGAGTCCCCAACACactgacaggaggaggaaacagTTAAGTCGCAGCAAAATTTACAGTCAGCTGGAAGTCATTCTGACTACAGGCAAGTGTTGTGTACCTTGTGTACTTCTGGATACCGATTTCTTTTGGGATGGACAGTGGTAGGATGATGACGAGGCACATGATGAAGAGGGCAAATCGTTGGTCAGTGTACCAGTGATACGGCATTTCTCCCTCACTCGACCCAGTCACTGACTCATATAAAGAAATACACACTGGAGAGACAAAAGCAGAGTCAGGTTGTTCCCTCCTCTGGACCGACCATCCCCACTGTCACTATTTCTGTCTCAGCCCTGTTTATTTTAGCCCCTGTCTCCTCACCTGCTCccattctcagtcacctgagctTCCCtttcacacacctgttcccagtttTCTCATTATCCCAGCCAGTACTTAAACCACCCATTTCCACCAACTCTTTGTCAGATTGCCTGTCTATAGCCCAGCGACCTGTGTGTAGTAACCTGGTTTCTGTACTTGCCTGCGTGCtcgtccatccatctgtctttaAGCCAGGGTTTTCTCCAGTTCACCCATTAATGTTCCTTCACTGAGCCTGcctacgtgtgtgtctgtgcttgtgtccTTCCTGCCTGTGCTGCTACCACCAGCTCCATAACAATCTCACTAAGTGCTCCATCTGCAGTGTGCTCTGTGCACAATTTctgatcaaatgtttttgttttgttttgtttttttggggggggggtgaaaatCCAATCAAATGCTCTGTTTAAAACTAGAACAGACCAAAAAAACTAAAGGGATCTGAAGGGTTCCAATGGACAAAACGACATGGGACAGATGAAAAACGGTTGCATTGCTGCTCCCAGTCACATGTTTATCCTAATACTAGCTagaatgaaaattaaagtgCGGATGCTTTGTGGTCTaacagagatttattttttgatatgGGAAATGGCTGCTAAACTGATCATAAACTCGATCAAGTACCTTGATATCATGAAAACACTCACTGTAGAAACCAGTGCCGAGTGCAAACAGAGCAGGGCTTTATGATGATTAACAGATGGTATTGTGATGGGAGCCTGGTACTCTATCATGTGTATCTCTAACAGGAACACTAAGGCCCAGTCAAgcactgtatttgtattttggaatttttgtaaatgtttatgtAGATGTTACGTGTTATGTTCTGCTAACATATTAGTTCataaatcagtttatttatattagTGAATTATTAGCAGATTTTGCTAAAAAAATTATGGTTGTATTTCGTATTATTATacagcaaccctgtctcctagaaactAAATTTATATGCAGCTAAACTGCAtcagcaaatacgttttgtagaAAATGTCGCAAATTGGTTGATACTGAAAGTAGCAGTAAAATTTTTCACAGACAACTTATTAGTTTTCTACCAAAACATCCGATCTTTCAGTtcaatatccatttgtagtgactacagcataATCAAACttatttaatacagaaaagttCAGAGTGACTTCACACTccacatgtttatttacatttaaccaaaaccacaatctttccctgacGTTAACCAAAGCACTTTTGGTgaacaaaagcactttggaatcacagatacagatacagatactaATACTTTTTAATATTGCATTATTAGACAGTTAATTGTATGAATTTGCAGACAAGATCACGATCactgtgtgtatgcacacaacagcagcagagaagcaaaTAGTGCATGCACTAATAAGTGTTCATGTGCCCAAAATGGGATCTATCTGAAATGGATCCATCTTTTTGTTATCAATCCTACTGATATAAGTATCGATACTCAAGATTTAGTATCAGTAGTATTGATACTGTAGGTTTTGAGTCGCAATTTGATACGGAATGAAGAATAAACAGAATTCTGAGACGAAAAGCACAtaccacacactcacaggaggaggaaagagttTGATCACCACACCAATATTGAAACTTTTTGCAGAGACAGACGTATTTAATAGAAGTAGCATGTAAACTATAAGCATGAACAATATGGTCTGGTTCAAGCAATAACAGACGCTATGTCAATAAAATAACATCATTCATGGTTGTTCTGGTTCTTACATTTCTCCAGCTGGTCCTGCACCACCACCAGGAAGGCAACACATATCATGAAGAGGTTGAAGCAGAAACAGACCTCGCAGAGTTGACCCACGGCTTGTCCACACACCTCTCTCACGACATCCTGATAGGTTTTCTGTCTGCTGACAGACGACGCGTAGCCCAGGATGACCAAACCACTGATGAGGAATACCAGGGATACCTGCCGCGGTACCCAGGAGAGGGGCTCAACTTTAATCCTCATTCACAGACTGGGCTGATATTGGCACACAGATTATTAGACAATGGGGCC includes:
- the slc38a8b gene encoding putative sodium-coupled neutral amino acid transporter 8, whose translation is MEELARESISLLARSASHADPPRLGSFGAVFIMLKSALGAGLLNFPWAFQKAGGVSTAITVEMVSLVFLISGLVILGYASSVSRQKTYQDVVREVCGQAVGQLCEVCFCFNLFMICVAFLVVVQDQLEKLCISLYESVTGSSEGEMPYHWYTDQRFALFIMCLVIILPLSIPKEIGIQKYTSVLGTLAATYLCVAVIVKYYLMESHAVVITPEHSQGISSWASMFSVVPTICFGFQCHEACIAIYSSMENQKLSHWVVISVVSMFFCLLIYTLTGVYGFMTFGRAVASDILMSYPGNDVVMIISRLLFGISIITIYPIILLLGRSVILNLMLRVQRRRRGIVTHSFESRCRVVLTVIWITITLLIAMFVPDMGEVISVIGGISAFFIFIFPGLCLVFTMQTESVTPRIRLILTVWGVITIVVGAFIFGQSTTIAVMELFHKF